From the Planctomycetota bacterium genome, the window GCGCGGCGTGCCGCCCGACGCGGTGGCGCGGGCGGTCCTTCACGCCCTCACCGCCCGGCGGCCCCGCGCGCGCTACCGCGTGGGGGCCGATACGCGCCTGCAGGCGGCGCTTGTGCGCGCGCTCCCCGACCGCTGGCGCGACCGCCTCATCCTCCGCGAGCTCCGGCGCGAGCCGTGAAACGCGCGGCGCTCCGAGTGTTATTCATCGTTCGGACGACGATTCCTTCCAAGGAGGTGACCCCATGGGCGACGCCCTCGCCGCCGATTCCGACGTCGAACGGGTCGAAAAGCTCCGCGACGCGCACCGCCGGCTCCGGGAAGAGATGGGCAAAGTCATCGTGGGCCAGACCGAGGTGCTCGATCAGCTTCTCACCGCCATCTTCTGCCGCAGCCACGCGCTCCTGGTGGGCGTCCCGGGCCTGGCCAAGACGCTCATGGTCAGCACCCTGGCCCAGGCCCTCGAGCTCTCCTTCAAGCGCATCCAGTTCACGCCCGACCTCATGCCCAGCGACATCACCGGCACCGAGGTCATCCAGGAGGATCCCGTCACCCGCCAGCGCGCCTTCCGCTTCATGCCGGGACCCCTCTTCGCCCACGTCGTCCTGGCCGACGAGATCAACCGCACCCCGCCCAAGACCCAGGCGGCCCTCCTCGAGGCCATGCAGGAGCGCAAGGTCTCCGTCGGCGGCGTCGATCACCCCATGAAGGATCCGTTCTTCGTCCTGGCCACCCAGAACCCGATCGAACAGGAAGGCACCTACCCGCTCCCCGAGGCCCAGCTCGACCGCTTCCTCTTCCTCATCAAGGTGGACTATCCCAGCGACGAGGAGGAAGAGCGGATCATGCGGCTGGGCACCTCGGACGCCCCCGCCGCGGTCGGAAAGGTCCTCGGAGCGGAAGACATTCTCGCCCTCCAGAAAATCGTCCGCCGCGTCCCCGTGAGCGATCACGTGCTCGCGTACGCCAAGCGGCTCTCGCGGATGAGCCGCCCCGGCCGGCCCGAGGCCGCCGACTTCGTCAACAAGTGGCTCACGTGGGGCGCCGGCCCCCGGGCCAGCATGAACCTCGTCCTGGCCGCCAAGGCGCACGCCGTCCTCCACGGGCGCTTCCACGCCTCCGTCGAGGACGTGGCCGCCGTGGCCGCCCCCGTCCTGCGCCATCGGCTCATCCCCAACTTCGCCGCCCAGAGCGAAGGCGTCAGCCCGGACGATGTCGTCCGGCGCCTCCTCGAGGCCGCGCCCCGCCACGAAGCCGCGTAACGAACGATGCCGAGCGCGTACCTCCGCCCTGACGTCGTCGGCCGCGCCGAGGCCCTGGGCCTCCGCGCCCGGACCCTCGTCGAAGGTCTCCGCGTCGGGGACCATAAGAGCCCCTACCACGGATTCTCCGTGGAGTTCGCCCAGCACCGAGAATACGTTCCGGGGGACGACGTCCGCTACGTGGACTGGCGGGTTTGGGGCCGCTCGGAGCGCTACGTCATCAAACAGTTCGAGCAGGAGACCAACTTCTACGCCCATCTCCTTCTCGACGCCAGCCGTTCCATGCTTTACGGGGAAGGGGAGCAGAACAAGCTCGAATACGCCAAGACCCTCGTGGCGTCCCTCGCCTATCTCATCGTGGCCCAGCGGGACGGAGCGGGACTCTACGTCTTCGACGCCGCCTGGCGCGCCCAGCTTCCCCCCGCTGGCCAGCCGGGACACGTCCAGGAGATCCTGCGCACCCTGGAGTCCGTCGAACCGCGCGAGAAGACCGCGATCGGCCCTCTCCTCCACGAACTCGCCGACCGCCTCCGCCGCCGCGGACTCGTCTTCCTGATCACCGACGCCTTCGACGAGGTGCCGCCCCTCCTCGACGGCCTGCGCCACCTGCGCTTCCAGGGCCACGAGGTCATCCTCTTCCACGTGCTCCACCCCGACGAGATCGCCTTCCCCTTCGACGGGATGGTGAAGTTCGACGGCATGGAGGAGCCCGTCCATCTCCTGACCCGCCCGCGCCTCGTGCGGCCCACCTACCTGCGGGCCCTCGAGGAATGGCTGCACGAGCTGCGCCAGGGCTGCGAGGCGCACCGCGTGGACTACGTTTTGGTCGACACCTCCCGGCCCGTGGCGGAGACGCTCACGGGATACCTGGCGCGGCGGCTCCGCGTGAGGAGGATCTAGACGTGTCGCTCCTGGCGCCGTGGATGCTCTGGGGCCTGGCCGCCGCGAGCCTGCCCGTGATCCTCCACCTTCTCTACCGCTCGCGCTACCGCACCGTCCCCTGGGCGGCCATGAAGTTTCTCCTCCGGAGCGTCCAGGAGACCCGCCGCCGCATCCGCTTCCAGGAGCTTCTCCTGCTCCTCGTGCGCACGGCGATCCTGCTGCTTCTGGCCCTGGCCCTGGCGCGGCCCACGACCGCCGCGGGCGCGGGCGGGGGCGACGCCGTGGACGCGGTGCTCCTCCTGGATACGTCGCTCAGCATGGGCGCGCGCGAGGGCGCCGCCACGCGCTTCGAGCGCGCCCGCCGCGCGGCGCTCGCCGTCCTCGACCACCTGCCCCCCGGCTCCACCGCCCAGATCGTCGCCTGCTCCAACCGCGCGGCGCTCCTCGGTCCCGCCGCGGCCTCCAACCTAGAGCTGGCCCGCGAGCGCCTCCGCGCCCTCGAGCTTTCCCACGAGGCGTCCGACCTCTACCCGGGCGCGGCCCTGGCGGCGGAAGTCCTCGCCCGCGGCCCTTCCCCCAACAAGGAGCTCTGGATCTTCAGCGACTTCCAGAAATCCGCCTGGGAAACCCAGGGGGCCGCGCTCGTCTCCCGGCTGCGGGAGCTCGCCGGCCGCGCCTCCGTCACCCTCGTCCGCTGCGGAACCCGCCCGCCCCGGAACGTGACCCTGGCGGGAATCTCGCTCCAGTCGGGAATCCCCCACACGGGGGAACGCCTGGCCTTCGCCGTCCTGGTGCGCAATACGGGCCGCGAGACGGTGCGCGATCTTACCGTCCGCCTGGAGGTCGAAGGCCGGCCGGGAGAGCGGGAAACCCAGGCCGTCCCGGAGCTCGGTCCCGGAGAAACCCGCGCCGTCACCCTCACGGGCCGGTTCGAGAAAGCGGGCCTGCGGCCCGTTTCGGCCTCCGTGTGGCCCGACGAGCTCGAGGAGGATAACCATTTCTTCCAGGTCGTGCCCGTCCGCGATCAGGCGCGCGTCCTCGTCGTGGACGGCGCGCCGAGCGATCTGCGCCCGGAGGCCGCCTCCGCGTTCTACCTTCTGCACAGCCTCCGGCCGGTGCCGGAAAGCGCCTGGGCCGCGTACCCCGTCCAGCCGCGCGCCGTGGGGCCGCTCGAGGCGTCTCCGGGACTGCTGGCCGAGGCGGACCTTTGCGTTCTCGTGAACGCTCCGGTCGCCGCCCCCGGGGAGCGCGATCCGGGCGCGCTCGGCGAGGAATTCCTCGACCGGCTGGGCGATTTCGTCCGCGAAGGGCGCGGCCTCGTCGTCTTCGCCGGCCCGCGGGTTTCCCCGGAGGCCTACACGCGCGCCCTCTTCGAGACGCGCGGGCTTCTTCCGTACCCCGTGACCGCGCGGCGCGACGCGCCGGCCGCGGGACCGATGCGCTTCGATCCCCGCTCCGTCGATCCCGTCTCGTTCCTGGCGCCCTTCCGGGAGGAGCCGCTGTCCCGCCTGGATCAGACGGCGGTGCTCCACGCCCTGGGGCTCGAGGAGCGGCCCTCCGACGACGCGCGCGTGCTTCTTCGCTTCGCCGACGGCGCGCCGGCCGTCGCGGCGCGGCGTCTGGGGAGCGGCGAGGTCGTCTTCGTGGCGACCTCGGCGGATCTGCGCTGGTCGGACTGGCCGCTGCGTCCGGCGTTCCTGCCCTTCGTCCACGCGGTCCTCGGGAGGCTCCTCGGGACGCGCGGAGAGGCGCATAACGTCGTGGCCGGCCGGACGGCCCGCTGGACCGCGCCGGGCGGCGAGGCCTCGCGCATCTTCGCCCTGGAGGATCCCGTGGGACGCCGCACGCGGCTCGGGGCGCCGGTTCTCGTCGACGGCCGGCCGGTCGTGACCTCTCCGCCGCTTTCCCGCGCGGGCTTCTACCGGATCGTCCCGGCGCGGGCGGCGGAGGGGACGGCCGAGGGGCCGATCTTCGCCGCGGCGCCCGATCCCCGGGAAAGCGAGGATCTCGAGAGCCTTTCGGAAACGCAGATCGATGAGCGCCTCGGAGTGCGCGTGACCCACACGGTGGCCGGGGACGATCTTTCGATCTTCGCCGGCGCCGAGCGGCTCCGGCGGGAGTGGACGCTGTGGCTTCTTCTGGCCGTCCTGGCGCTGGTCGGCGTGGAGACGGTGCTGGCCTGGTGGGCGAGTCGGGGGCGGTAGGGACATGTCGCTCCAGTTCAACGGTCTGATGTCCCCGGTCGTCGCGGCGGCGGCGGCGGTCGCGGCGGCAGCGGTCGTTTTCCTGCTGTACGCCCGCGAGGAAGGCCGGCTGGGGCCGGTCCGCCGCGCGGTGCTGGCGCTTCTGCGCACGGCGGTCGTGGCGGCGGCGCTTTTCCTCCTCCTGCGTCCGGTCCTTCTGGC encodes:
- a CDS encoding MoxR family ATPase encodes the protein MGDALAADSDVERVEKLRDAHRRLREEMGKVIVGQTEVLDQLLTAIFCRSHALLVGVPGLAKTLMVSTLAQALELSFKRIQFTPDLMPSDITGTEVIQEDPVTRQRAFRFMPGPLFAHVVLADEINRTPPKTQAALLEAMQERKVSVGGVDHPMKDPFFVLATQNPIEQEGTYPLPEAQLDRFLFLIKVDYPSDEEEERIMRLGTSDAPAAVGKVLGAEDILALQKIVRRVPVSDHVLAYAKRLSRMSRPGRPEAADFVNKWLTWGAGPRASMNLVLAAKAHAVLHGRFHASVEDVAAVAAPVLRHRLIPNFAAQSEGVSPDDVVRRLLEAAPRHEAA
- a CDS encoding DUF58 domain-containing protein — translated: MPSAYLRPDVVGRAEALGLRARTLVEGLRVGDHKSPYHGFSVEFAQHREYVPGDDVRYVDWRVWGRSERYVIKQFEQETNFYAHLLLDASRSMLYGEGEQNKLEYAKTLVASLAYLIVAQRDGAGLYVFDAAWRAQLPPAGQPGHVQEILRTLESVEPREKTAIGPLLHELADRLRRRGLVFLITDAFDEVPPLLDGLRHLRFQGHEVILFHVLHPDEIAFPFDGMVKFDGMEEPVHLLTRPRLVRPTYLRALEEWLHELRQGCEAHRVDYVLVDTSRPVAETLTGYLARRLRVRRI
- a CDS encoding BatA domain-containing protein, which gives rise to MSLLAPWMLWGLAAASLPVILHLLYRSRYRTVPWAAMKFLLRSVQETRRRIRFQELLLLLVRTAILLLLALALARPTTAAGAGGGDAVDAVLLLDTSLSMGAREGAATRFERARRAALAVLDHLPPGSTAQIVACSNRAALLGPAAASNLELARERLRALELSHEASDLYPGAALAAEVLARGPSPNKELWIFSDFQKSAWETQGAALVSRLRELAGRASVTLVRCGTRPPRNVTLAGISLQSGIPHTGERLAFAVLVRNTGRETVRDLTVRLEVEGRPGERETQAVPELGPGETRAVTLTGRFEKAGLRPVSASVWPDELEEDNHFFQVVPVRDQARVLVVDGAPSDLRPEAASAFYLLHSLRPVPESAWAAYPVQPRAVGPLEASPGLLAEADLCVLVNAPVAAPGERDPGALGEEFLDRLGDFVREGRGLVVFAGPRVSPEAYTRALFETRGLLPYPVTARRDAPAAGPMRFDPRSVDPVSFLAPFREEPLSRLDQTAVLHALGLEERPSDDARVLLRFADGAPAVAARRLGSGEVVFVATSADLRWSDWPLRPAFLPFVHAVLGRLLGTRGEAHNVVAGRTARWTAPGGEASRIFALEDPVGRRTRLGAPVLVDGRPVVTSPPLSRAGFYRIVPARAAEGTAEGPIFAAAPDPRESEDLESLSETQIDERLGVRVTHTVAGDDLSIFAGAERLRREWTLWLLLAVLALVGVETVLAWWASRGR